A genomic stretch from Defluviitalea raffinosedens includes:
- the purE gene encoding 5-(carboxyamino)imidazole ribonucleotide mutase, producing MKAQVGIIMGSDSDLPVMKEAARILDEFGISYELTIVSAHRTPDRLFQYAKEARDKGLKVIIAGAGGAAHLPGMVASITTVPVIGVPVKTSTLSGMDSLYSIVQMPPGIPVATVAINGAKNAGILAAQIIGSFMPEIEKKVMDYKVSLKNMVEEKAAELENIGYNAYINKMNM from the coding sequence ATGAAGGCACAAGTAGGCATTATTATGGGAAGTGATTCAGACCTTCCTGTGATGAAAGAAGCAGCGAGGATCCTGGATGAGTTTGGGATTTCCTATGAGTTAACGATTGTATCCGCCCATAGAACGCCTGACCGATTGTTCCAATACGCAAAAGAAGCAAGAGATAAAGGTTTAAAGGTGATTATTGCAGGGGCAGGAGGGGCTGCCCACCTCCCCGGAATGGTCGCTTCTATTACCACTGTTCCGGTTATAGGAGTACCAGTAAAGACTTCTACTTTAAGTGGAATGGATTCACTTTATTCCATTGTTCAAATGCCTCCCGGAATTCCGGTGGCTACGGTGGCCATTAACGGGGCCAAGAACGCAGGAATTTTGGCGGCTCAAATCATTGGAAGCTTTATGCCTGAAATTGAAAAGAAGGTTATGGACTATAAGGTGAGTCTTAAAAATATGGTAGAAGAAAAGGCGGCAGAATTAGAGAATATTGGATATAATGCCTATATCAATAAAATGAATATGTAA
- the purK gene encoding 5-(carboxyamino)imidazole ribonucleotide synthase translates to MTVNLLKQKIGIIGGGQLGKMMILEAKKMGFYVIILDPTFNCPAHSIADEHIVANFNDTIAIRKLADRADIITYEFEHIDAEVLKVLEEEGHKIYPTPRSLEIIQNKYEQKMLLKKKRIPVPEFMYIADEEDMMEAGEQFGYPFILKSCRGGYDGKGNVVVHSPQEIKSAFESLGGYEQELMAEEFIPFTKEISVLACRGIDGDIAVYPVGENEHEDNILIQTKVPAQITKTLTTKAMSLANRVMKVFEGVGMFCVEMFVTEDKRILINEVAPRPHNSGHYSIEGCVTSQFEQHIRAITGLPLGDTTLIRPTVMRNILGDMEGNGEAFVYGAEEALKVPGVKIHIYGKENTSPKRKMGHLTVTAQTLEEAAERAQIAANTIKISPRKEN, encoded by the coding sequence ATGACAGTAAATCTATTAAAGCAAAAAATAGGGATCATTGGCGGAGGACAATTAGGTAAGATGATGATTTTAGAGGCCAAAAAAATGGGATTTTATGTGATTATCCTGGATCCTACCTTTAATTGTCCTGCCCACAGTATTGCAGACGAACATATCGTAGCGAATTTTAACGATACAATCGCTATAAGAAAATTAGCCGACAGAGCAGACATCATCACGTATGAATTTGAGCACATTGATGCAGAAGTACTCAAAGTTTTAGAGGAAGAGGGGCATAAAATATATCCTACTCCTAGAAGTCTTGAGATTATTCAGAATAAATATGAACAGAAAATGCTCCTGAAGAAAAAGAGGATTCCTGTTCCAGAATTTATGTATATCGCGGATGAAGAGGATATGATGGAAGCAGGAGAACAATTTGGCTATCCTTTTATATTAAAAAGCTGCAGGGGAGGCTATGACGGAAAAGGAAATGTGGTTGTACATAGTCCGCAGGAAATCAAAAGTGCTTTTGAAAGTCTTGGGGGCTATGAACAAGAATTAATGGCAGAAGAATTCATACCTTTTACTAAGGAAATATCCGTATTGGCCTGCAGAGGGATAGATGGCGATATAGCAGTTTATCCCGTTGGTGAAAACGAACATGAAGACAATATCCTCATTCAGACAAAAGTACCTGCTCAAATTACAAAAACCCTTACAACGAAGGCAATGAGCCTTGCCAACAGAGTGATGAAAGTATTTGAGGGCGTGGGCATGTTTTGCGTTGAAATGTTTGTGACAGAAGACAAAAGAATACTGATTAATGAAGTTGCCCCAAGACCTCATAACTCAGGGCATTATTCCATTGAAGGCTGTGTGACTTCTCAGTTTGAACAGCACATCCGTGCGATCACCGGACTTCCCTTGGGAGATACGACCCTTATTCGTCCTACGGTCATGAGAAATATCTTGGGAGACATGGAAGGAAACGGAGAAGCCTTTGTTTATGGAGCAGAAGAGGCGCTCAAAGTTCCTGGGGTAAAAATACACATTTACGGGAAAGAAAATACCAGTCCCAAAAGGAAGATGGGACATCTGACAGTTACAGCCCAGACTTTGGAAGAAGCGGCAGAAAGAGCCCAAATAGCAGCGAACACTATAAAAATTAGCCCAAGAAAGGAGAATTAA
- a CDS encoding HRDC domain-containing protein — protein sequence MKCKVFRLRVDGEYQAEDEEHLNQFLEAVKVHQVHSAFVGAELNYWSVLIYYDEIVQEPVKDSINSALTSEIPLNSMQKKLFDILIKWRDTQAEYENLPAYVVCYNQWIREIVTMPVKTLEDFKKIKGFGERRIKKYGEQILKIMEVYQKIS from the coding sequence ATGAAATGTAAAGTTTTTAGGCTTAGAGTAGATGGAGAATATCAGGCAGAAGATGAAGAGCATTTAAATCAGTTTTTGGAAGCTGTGAAAGTGCATCAAGTTCACTCAGCTTTTGTTGGAGCTGAATTAAACTACTGGTCTGTTCTGATCTATTATGATGAAATCGTACAAGAGCCTGTTAAGGATTCCATAAACTCTGCTTTAACTTCAGAGATTCCTCTTAATTCTATGCAGAAAAAATTATTCGATATTCTCATTAAATGGAGAGATACTCAGGCAGAATATGAAAATTTACCTGCCTATGTTGTATGTTATAATCAATGGATTCGTGAAATAGTAACCATGCCGGTGAAAACACTGGAAGATTTTAAGAAAATCAAAGGATTTGGAGAGAGACGAATCAAAAAATATGGAGAACAGATACTAAAAATTATGGAAGTATATCAAAAAATCAGCTAA
- the aguA gene encoding agmatine deiminase, protein MSKIPKSCHYTMPPEWNPHACTFLEWPARKEIWHEHLTETYKAYGDVARAIAKFEPVVMIVNKDTIFQASHYCGPEVQLLEIPHDDSWMRDNGPTFLINQKGELSGINWKFNAWGEKYYPFENDNQVAFRLLKKLNIPCFDAPIILEGGSIHVDGEGTLLTTEECLLNPNRNPHLSKEDIESVLMNYLNVEKIIWLKKGLYGDETDGHVDNIACFAKPGTILIQTCKDPSDPNYDISKENIEILKHSTDAKGRSFEIIEIEQPPAMYEEGQRLSLSYINFYFTNGGIVVPVFGGICQEADENALNILQGIFPDRKIVPVNGLPIVRGGGNIHCITQQMPAGNPYMMMKEVI, encoded by the coding sequence ATGAGTAAAATACCTAAATCATGTCATTATACGATGCCGCCAGAATGGAATCCCCACGCCTGTACTTTTTTAGAATGGCCGGCAAGGAAAGAAATCTGGCACGAACATCTCACAGAAACCTATAAAGCTTATGGAGATGTTGCCAGAGCGATAGCAAAATTCGAACCTGTCGTTATGATTGTAAATAAAGATACGATCTTTCAGGCATCCCATTACTGCGGTCCTGAAGTGCAATTACTGGAAATCCCCCATGATGATTCCTGGATGCGGGATAACGGTCCTACCTTTCTGATAAACCAAAAAGGAGAACTATCCGGTATCAACTGGAAATTTAATGCCTGGGGTGAAAAATACTATCCTTTTGAAAATGATAATCAGGTTGCTTTCCGTCTTTTAAAAAAATTAAACATTCCCTGCTTTGATGCACCTATTATTTTAGAAGGAGGCTCCATTCATGTAGATGGGGAAGGAACGCTCCTTACGACTGAAGAATGTCTTTTAAACCCCAACAGAAATCCCCATCTGTCAAAAGAAGATATAGAATCTGTTTTAATGAATTATCTCAACGTAGAAAAAATCATCTGGTTAAAAAAAGGATTATATGGTGATGAAACGGACGGTCATGTAGATAATATTGCTTGTTTTGCAAAGCCGGGAACCATACTCATTCAAACCTGCAAGGACCCATCAGATCCTAATTACGATATTTCAAAAGAGAATATAGAAATTCTGAAACATTCAACGGATGCAAAAGGACGCTCCTTCGAAATCATTGAAATTGAACAGCCTCCTGCAATGTATGAAGAAGGCCAACGACTGTCTCTTAGTTATATTAACTTTTACTTTACCAACGGCGGAATTGTGGTTCCTGTATTTGGAGGTATTTGTCAGGAAGCTGATGAAAATGCCCTAAATATCCTGCAGGGTATATTTCCTGACAGAAAAATCGTTCCTGTTAATGGACTTCCCATTGTCCGAGGTGGAGGCAATATTCACTGTATCACTCAGCAAATGCCCGCAGGGAATCCTTATATGATGATGAAAGAGGTGATTTGA
- a CDS encoding TIGR02206 family membrane protein yields MKDFFGIHYKGNAFHAFSYAHLTTIFVIVFLSFMIYQFRERLREGRINQWMRYAMGVALLIQQSLLYLWYHVNGLWSFAVSLPLNLCEAAVLLCIVLLFTGSKRIYEVLYFWSIGVLSAIITPDLNGYNPSHFMFYHFFITHGLVVIAVLFMTFVNGYRPQRSSVGRVMLITNMYMFFVAFINIITGGNYLFLRQKPVAFSIMDYLGPWPWYILSLEGVALVGFILAYLPFKKDGAC; encoded by the coding sequence ATGAAAGACTTTTTTGGAATACACTATAAAGGAAATGCTTTTCATGCATTTTCATATGCACATCTAACTACTATTTTTGTTATAGTCTTTCTTTCTTTTATGATATATCAGTTCAGAGAAAGATTAAGGGAAGGCCGAATCAATCAATGGATGAGATATGCAATGGGAGTGGCTTTATTGATCCAGCAAAGTCTTCTGTATCTTTGGTATCATGTAAACGGATTGTGGTCTTTTGCTGTATCCCTTCCCCTTAATCTATGTGAAGCGGCAGTACTTCTGTGTATTGTGCTATTATTTACAGGATCCAAACGAATCTATGAGGTATTATATTTTTGGTCAATCGGCGTGTTGTCGGCAATCATTACTCCTGATTTGAATGGATATAACCCTTCTCATTTTATGTTTTATCACTTTTTTATTACCCATGGACTGGTTGTTATTGCTGTTTTGTTTATGACCTTTGTCAATGGATACAGGCCTCAGAGAAGTTCTGTCGGAAGAGTAATGCTTATAACGAATATGTATATGTTTTTTGTTGCTTTTATAAACATCATTACAGGAGGGAACTATCTTTTTCTTCGCCAAAAACCCGTAGCATTTTCAATTATGGATTATTTAGGTCCCTGGCCCTGGTATATCCTTTCTCTGGAAGGAGTAGCTTTGGTCGGTTTTATATTAGCTTATCTTCCATTTAAAAAAGACGGTGCCTGCTAA
- a CDS encoding sensor domain-containing diguanylate cyclase, with protein MNYWEALTHARNKLIVKLLWAFYLCTIIMATIHLGQYMSYYIIGFALCTLATVFVYRKRHVILTMYLLVTIMFVYFLSLMELRPHLVNVIFVWLTLILSSLYQQYRVIVLAGGYSASITLYSFAFHGKELLSNFQHSDMIYLVLFGAFMTVYFLFYTKFTRDLWMKERERDQQLKNILDSVDIITLSFDIRKKKISFSEGITQLTEYSPSDFENDLSLWKELVYPQDLEAVADHFKELYKGESKVFDIRITTKLKKEKWLHIRAIPVLDSNRKVVRINGVVIDVTERRCMEEEIKYMAYHDILTELPNRVQFNDYFMKTLSEAKNEKKKLAILFIDLDQFKSINDSLGHDIGDLLLKETAKRLKAALRKTDFLCRIGGDEFIILLNNIKNDEVNRLAQRIVDAFKEPFELQGHALSVTPSIGISIYPNHGNDIETLIKKADDAMYLAKKKGKNNYQFYSPMLKDA; from the coding sequence ATGAATTATTGGGAGGCCCTTACGCATGCCAGGAATAAGTTGATTGTCAAATTACTCTGGGCATTTTATCTATGTACAATTATTATGGCGACCATTCATCTGGGGCAATATATGTCATATTATATTATTGGTTTTGCTTTATGCACTCTTGCAACCGTTTTCGTATACAGGAAGAGGCATGTGATTTTAACCATGTACCTTCTTGTCACTATTATGTTTGTATACTTTTTATCGCTGATGGAACTGCGCCCTCATTTGGTAAATGTTATTTTTGTCTGGCTTACGCTTATTCTTAGCTCGTTATACCAACAGTACCGAGTTATTGTACTGGCTGGGGGGTATTCAGCAAGTATTACGCTTTATTCCTTTGCATTCCATGGCAAAGAACTTCTAAGTAATTTTCAGCATTCAGATATGATCTATCTCGTGCTTTTTGGTGCTTTTATGACAGTGTATTTTCTGTTTTATACAAAATTTACGAGAGATTTATGGATGAAGGAAAGGGAAAGAGATCAGCAGTTAAAAAATATATTGGACAGCGTTGATATTATTACTTTAAGTTTTGATATAAGAAAAAAGAAAATATCTTTCTCAGAGGGGATCACACAGCTTACGGAATACAGCCCATCGGACTTTGAAAATGATCTTAGTTTATGGAAGGAATTAGTCTATCCTCAAGATTTAGAAGCCGTAGCAGATCATTTTAAAGAGCTTTATAAGGGAGAATCCAAGGTATTCGATATTCGTATTACGACTAAATTAAAAAAGGAAAAATGGCTTCATATCAGAGCGATACCTGTTTTGGACAGTAATAGAAAAGTTGTACGAATTAATGGTGTTGTGATTGACGTAACGGAAAGAAGATGTATGGAAGAAGAGATAAAATACATGGCTTACCATGATATCTTAACAGAGCTTCCCAATAGAGTTCAATTCAATGATTACTTTATGAAAACACTATCCGAAGCAAAGAATGAAAAGAAGAAGCTGGCCATTTTATTTATTGATTTAGATCAATTTAAATCAATTAATGATTCTTTAGGTCATGATATCGGAGATTTGCTCTTAAAAGAAACGGCAAAAAGATTAAAGGCTGCTTTAAGAAAAACGGATTTTCTGTGTCGTATTGGAGGAGATGAATTTATTATACTTTTAAACAATATTAAAAATGATGAAGTGAACCGACTGGCACAAAGAATCGTAGATGCATTCAAAGAACCATTTGAGCTTCAGGGGCACGCCCTTTCAGTAACCCCAAGTATAGGCATCAGCATTTATCCTAATCATGGTAATGATATCGAAACATTGATTAAAAAAGCAGATGATGCCATGTATCTTGCAAAGAAAAAAGGGAAAAATAATTATCAGTTCTATAGTCCCATGCTAAAAGATGCATAG
- the pyrE gene encoding orotate phosphoribosyltransferase codes for MLNKDRVLEILRETGVLLEGHFLLTSGRHSNQYMQCAKILQYPNYAEEIAKGLAEEFKEDAIDIVVGPAMGGIIIAYELARQLNAKNLFAERENGKMVLRRGFSIPKGARVLVAEDVVTTGGSVFEVIDIVKEQGGEVAGVAVLVDRSNGSVDFGAKLRAALTADIISYEAEECPLCKEGKLPLVKPGSRNINAK; via the coding sequence ATGTTAAATAAAGACAGAGTATTGGAGATATTAAGAGAAACAGGAGTACTTCTTGAAGGACATTTTCTTTTGACCTCAGGAAGGCACAGCAACCAATATATGCAGTGCGCAAAGATTTTGCAGTACCCAAACTATGCAGAGGAAATAGCTAAGGGTTTGGCGGAAGAATTTAAAGAAGATGCTATTGATATTGTTGTGGGACCTGCCATGGGTGGTATTATCATAGCTTATGAGCTGGCAAGGCAGTTAAATGCTAAAAATCTGTTTGCAGAACGGGAAAATGGAAAAATGGTTCTAAGAAGAGGCTTTAGTATTCCTAAAGGAGCCAGAGTGTTGGTGGCAGAAGATGTTGTTACCACAGGAGGATCCGTGTTTGAAGTAATCGATATCGTAAAAGAACAAGGAGGAGAAGTAGCAGGGGTTGCTGTATTAGTGGACAGAAGCAACGGGAGTGTTGATTTTGGTGCCAAACTTCGCGCTGCATTAACTGCGGATATTATATCCTATGAAGCTGAAGAATGCCCTCTTTGCAAAGAAGGAAAGCTGCCTCTTGTAAAGCCTGGAAGTCGTAATATAAACGCAAAATAA
- a CDS encoding dihydroorotate dehydrogenase, which yields MDLKVEIGGVVLKNPVTVASGTFGSGREFSEFIDLNKLGAVTVKGVSSAPWKGNPAPRIAETYGGMLNSVGLQNPGVEEFIKNDIPFLREYDTKIIVNIAGKTIEEYCDVAEKLSHADIDLIELNISCPNVKEGGVAFGTDPHMAREVTKEVKRHSKHPVIVKLSPNVTDITEIAKAAIEGGADGLSLINTLLGMAIDIHKRKPILANVVGGFSGPAIKPVALRMVYQAAKAVSVPIIGMGGISTGEDAIEFILAGATAIAVGTANFRNPKATMDVLDGIKEYMISNGIKSLNEIRGVI from the coding sequence TTGGATCTTAAGGTTGAAATAGGTGGAGTAGTTTTAAAGAATCCTGTAACCGTTGCTTCCGGAACTTTTGGTTCCGGAAGGGAGTTTTCGGAGTTCATTGATTTAAACAAGTTGGGGGCTGTTACAGTAAAAGGCGTTTCAAGTGCTCCCTGGAAAGGGAACCCTGCGCCCAGAATTGCAGAAACCTATGGCGGTATGTTAAACAGTGTGGGCCTGCAAAACCCCGGAGTTGAAGAGTTTATCAAAAACGATATTCCCTTCCTTAGGGAGTACGATACGAAAATCATTGTAAACATTGCAGGAAAGACCATAGAGGAATATTGTGATGTGGCTGAAAAACTCTCCCATGCAGATATCGATTTAATAGAGCTTAATATTTCCTGTCCTAATGTTAAAGAAGGGGGTGTAGCCTTTGGAACGGATCCTCACATGGCCAGAGAAGTCACAAAGGAAGTAAAACGCCACTCCAAACACCCGGTCATTGTAAAGTTAAGCCCCAATGTAACAGATATAACAGAAATCGCAAAAGCTGCAATAGAGGGAGGAGCTGATGGACTGTCTCTGATCAATACCCTTCTTGGAATGGCAATTGATATTCATAAAAGGAAGCCGATCCTTGCCAATGTAGTAGGGGGCTTTTCAGGTCCGGCCATCAAACCAGTTGCGCTTAGAATGGTGTACCAGGCAGCTAAAGCTGTATCGGTTCCTATTATTGGTATGGGAGGCATTTCTACAGGAGAGGATGCCATAGAATTTATTCTGGCTGGTGCAACGGCCATAGCTGTAGGAACGGCCAATTTCAGAAACCCAAAGGCAACCATGGATGTACTGGATGGGATCAAGGAATATATGATCAGCAACGGAATAAAATCCCTTAATGAAATAAGAGGGGTCATATAA
- a CDS encoding dihydroorotate dehydrogenase electron transfer subunit: protein MKEIKHAMIQENRMIAPGMYSMTLQAEDIAKLAKPGQFVNLYCKGEARLLPRPISICEINKEEGTINLIYAVVGKGTGEFSQLEEGDTVEVLGPLGNGFMIDENKKKHIVVGGGVGTPPLLELVKHLKGEIDVYLGFRSYPILVEDFESLGARVHIATEDGSVDFKGNVLELMKKENANGDIIYACGPKLMLKAVSEWAASNDIPMQVSLEERMACGIGACVGCVCKTKKKEDKDWQHRKVCKDGPVFWHTEVIWDE from the coding sequence ATGAAAGAAATTAAACATGCGATGATACAGGAAAACCGAATGATTGCTCCAGGGATGTACAGTATGACTTTGCAGGCAGAAGATATTGCAAAGCTTGCAAAGCCAGGTCAATTTGTCAACTTATATTGCAAAGGAGAAGCAAGGCTTCTTCCAAGGCCGATCAGTATATGTGAAATCAATAAAGAAGAGGGTACAATTAATCTGATATATGCCGTTGTAGGAAAAGGCACCGGGGAATTTAGCCAGTTAGAAGAAGGAGATACGGTTGAAGTTCTGGGACCTTTAGGGAATGGATTTATGATCGATGAAAACAAGAAAAAACATATCGTTGTAGGGGGAGGGGTCGGAACCCCTCCGCTTCTTGAGCTGGTAAAGCACTTAAAAGGAGAAATCGATGTTTATCTCGGTTTCAGAAGTTATCCAATACTTGTTGAAGACTTCGAAAGTCTTGGGGCCAGGGTTCATATAGCCACTGAAGATGGCAGCGTAGATTTTAAAGGAAATGTCCTGGAGCTCATGAAAAAGGAAAATGCCAATGGAGACATCATTTATGCCTGCGGACCCAAACTTATGCTAAAGGCCGTATCCGAATGGGCTGCTTCCAATGATATACCCATGCAGGTTTCTTTAGAAGAAAGAATGGCTTGTGGGATCGGGGCTTGTGTAGGATGTGTATGTAAAACTAAGAAAAAAGAGGATAAAGATTGGCAGCACAGAAAAGTATGCAAAGACGGCCCTGTATTTTGGCACACTGAGGTGATATGGGATGAATGA